The genome window AAATTGGTGCGCAGCAAACATGCTGTCCGATTCATGACACCACTGAGAGGTACGCCAGCCTATTGGGAGAGAACCACCAAAGATCTTTTTGCTATGATCCGGCAGCTGGGCACACCCACGTTCTTCTGCACATTTTCTGCTGCCGAAATGCGTTGGGAAGAGGTCATCACTGCCATCAAAGCGCAACAAGGTGAAGTAGTGAATTTCGCCCAACTTGACTGGGCAACCAAGTGTGAGATTCTACGCAGCAATCCTGTGACAACGATGCGCATGTTTGACAAGCGTGTGGAAGCTCTGTTCAGAGATTTGATCCTCTCTCCGGCGCGACCGATTGGTGAGGTCGTCGACTACTTTTACCGATTAGAGTTTCAACACAGAGGAAGTCCTCACATTCATTGCCTCATCTGGGTTCGAGGTGCCCCTGTATTTGAGGAAGCCACAGATGGAGCCATCTGTCATTTTGTGTCTCGCTACATCTCGGCTGAGCTGCCGGACCCGCAGAAGGAACCGGAATTGTACAAAAAGGTCACAGAGGTTCAGATGCACAGCAAAAGTCACTCCAAAACGTGTGTCAAACACAAAGGTGCGAATTGCCGCTTTGGATTCCCCAAACAACCGTGCGATGAAACGATGATCGTCAGACCTGCGCCCGTCGACGACGACAATCGAGATCAACACAAGGAGAATCGGTTGGCGTCAAGTGCCAAGCTTGTTCCCGTGCTAAGTCTGCTGAATGAGCCTGAAACGTCATCCCTGACTTTGCCTCAGCTACTGGCTAAATGTAAGCTCACCGGTGACGAGTACATGAACTGTTTGCACATGACGGCCTCGTCGAGTTCTGTCGTGCTTAAGCGAGAACCGAAGGACTGCTGGGTCAACAACTACAACCGCCATTTGCTTCTTGCGTGGGATGGAAACCTGGACATCCAATACATCCTGAATGCCTACTCTTGCATCGCCTACATCTGCAGCTACATCAGCAAAGCTGAACACGGTCTGAGCCAATACCTGAAATCGGTTATTGAAAACTCCCGCAGCGAAAATGTCAACGAGAGcgatgaaatgaagcaaattaTGCAAGCGTActgcaagaaaagagaagtGAGTGCTCAGGAATGTGTCGCACGCGCATGCGGCTTGCATATGAAACAGTCCTCCCGCAGTGTGGTATTTGTACAAACGAGTGACAATGCGCTGAAAATGAGTTATCCTCTCTCACTCCTTGAGGGCAAAACGCAGGAATCTCATGAAGTGTGGATGACTGGGCTGCCAGACAAATACAAACGCAGACCTCAAACAGAGGAATTTGAAGTAATGTGCTTGGCTGATTTTGCATCAACGTGCAGAATTGTTTATGGCAAACAAGTCAAAGGTAAGAATGTTTTGCCTCTGCTGAACGACATGGGGTTTGTCCAGAAAAGAACAGAAAAACATGCGGTCATCAAATACTGCAAATACTCTGAACAAAAGGATCCGGAGGAATATTACTGCTCCTTGCTCAAGCTGTACCTGCCTCATCGTGCTTGCTGATTGCCAGTTAAAATCTGAACGCTGTCCCGCGTATCAGTTGTTTCACGATCACGCCTGTGTACAGTTACCATATAACGACTCTGTGGAGCGTGTGTGCGAAATTGTCAGAAGGAACAGAGAAAGGTATGAGAAATACAGTCGAGACATTGACAATGCCATCCAAGAGGTGGAGGACAGTGGGCTCGTCATAAACGAATGGTGCCACCTGGCTCCCGAGAGTGAGTTGCAAAGACTCGAATGCGTTGAGGAAATCAACGCGAGACAGGACCCGAATGACAACGTGGAGGAAAATGTCCCGGACTATAACGTCAGGTCCAAAAGAACACAAATGTCCATCGTGACAGAGGCTGCTGCCATCGATCCCGCAGTGTTACGCGACATGTATCGTAACCTGAACCAAAAGCAAGCGTCCGTTTTCTACAAGGTCAGAGATTGGTGCATAAAACGTGTGTGTAGCCCAAAGCCGACTGAGCAGTTCTTCTACCACATCAACGGTGGCGCCGGGACCGGCAAATCGCATCTGATCAAGTGTATCCACGCAGAGGCTACCAAAATACTGCAGAGACTACCACGACTGGCTGAGGAGGCCGACATTTCCAAGCAAACGGTTGTTCTCGCGGCTTTCACTGGCACGGCGGCATTCAACATTTCCGGGACAACTTTGCATTGCCTACTCAAACTGCCGAGAAGTCTCAAACCCCCGTACCATGGCCTGGGCAATAAACTGGACGAAGTCAGAGCCGACCTGTCGATCGCCGAAATACTCATCATCGATGAGATTTCCATGGTGTCAAAAGACCTCTTTGCCTACGTGAATGCCAGGTTGAAACAAATCTAAGGAATTAATTTACCTTTTGGTGGcatgtctgttcttgctgtTGGAGATTTCTTTCAGCTCCCTCCTGTGGGACAGTCCAAACCTCTGTGCGTGTACGATCCCACGCGGCTGGACCACTGGCGTGACAACTTCACAAAGATCACACTCAGCGACATCATGAGGCAGAAAGACGATGTCGCCTTTGCTGAACTGCTGAACCGACTCCGCGTCAAAGAAAAGTCTGATGAACTGTCGGAACTGGACAGAGCTCTCCTTGCGACGAGGTACACTTCCCCAGAAATGTGTCCAAAGCATATTCTGCATGTTTTTGCCACCAATAAACAGGTGGATGGCCATAACTCTGCGATGCTGAATCTGCTTCATAAGGACATTGTGCAAATTGACGCAGATGACTAcaagaaagacaaaggaactGGCAGAATGGCAAGGCAAGCTTCCCCTGTGCAAGGCGCTAAGAATGAGCTCCCGGACTCAATCAAAGTTGCCTTGGGTGCTCGTGTTATGATCACACGCAACGTTGATGTTCAATCAGGTCTGTGCAATGGGATGCTTGCAAAAGTTGTCAAATTGGTGAACTATCCAAACGAAGCACGTGTCCAGAAACTTGGGTTGGAACTTGATGTGAGTAAGACAGCACGTGCTGCTAACCCTGTGTACATTGACAGACAGGAggacaagctgaagaaggGTGGAGCGGTGCGCCGACAGTTTCCCATTAAGCTTGCTTTTGCCTGCACGATCCATAAGGTACAAGGCATGACAACATCAGAGGCTGCAGTTTCGCTGAAAGGTGTTTTCGAACACGGCATGGGGTACGTAGCTCTGAGTAGAGTGACTTCGCTCAGTGGTCTGCATATTCTGCATATGGATGAGAGAAGACTTCATGCAAATCCACTAATcactgctgctcttgctgaGATGGCAGAGGATTCTTTGGAGAGCGTCATGCCCCTCCTTCACGTGATGCCGTCGGTAGATCGGGCAAATCACCTGGTTGTCCTCCATCATAACACCGAAGGGCTGTCTTGTCACGTGCAAGATATCGTGTCTCATCACGAACTGCTTTTTGCTGATGTTCTGTGCTTCACAGAGACACACCTCCAAGGATCAGTGGCCGATGGACGTGCTTGCTTGGAAGGCTACACGATGTTTCACAGGAACCGAAGTGATTCTTACACAAACTGTCCTGACTTGGCAACAAAACTTGGTGGCGGCGTAGGTATTTGTGTCAAAAGTCACATCGCAGCCcaggaaaagaaatacattcaGGGTGTGACTGACATTGAATTTGTTGTGGTGAAACTTGAAGCTCCCCTCAATGTGTTGATTGCTGCCGTTTACAGGCCTCCACGCAACAGTCTGCGCACCTTTCTGccaagcttgggaaatctctTGCGGTACCTTGAAGTAATGGACCATCATCAGATCTTGGTATGTGGAGATTTTAATGAAGATATGCTATCTGCCTCATTCAAGCCCATTCTTGATTTGTTTCGCTCAAAAGGTTACACGCAACTCATAACCGCTGCTACCactgacaaaaacacattgcttGACCTCATTTTTGTCTCTCGACCTCAGTGTGCTCTTCATTCAGGTGTCCTGCAAACGTACTACAGCTATCACAATCCTATTTTCTGTGTTTTGACCAGTGAAAGGTAAGTCACAGCTAAATCGTGCGGTTCagcattttcaaaaacaacaaggaTGGAAATCGAAACGTGAATGGTGTCGTAAGTGTATAATAATAGTGGTGGGATGCGGTGGGTGATTTGTTGACTTGAGGAGAGATGGGATCCGGAGTGGAAGTGCTCATTACTTgacctctttttctttctctcgacCTCTGTGCTCTTTATTCAGGTGTCGTGCGAACATACAACAGCTATCGCAATCCGGTTTTCTGTGTTTTGACCAGTGAAAGGTAAGTCAAATCTAAATCATGTGTTTCAGTAGTTGGAAAAACAACGAGGACAGACATCGAATGGCGTAAGTGGTATAATATTAGTGGTGGGATGTGGTGGGTGATTTGTTGATTTGAGATGAAATGGGATCTGGGGCCAAGGTGGCTCAGAATGGTAAACGTAATGTTGGCATTAGGCAGAAGCCTCACAATTTCCACATAGAAAATAACTACCGACCCATGTGGATAGCGATAGCTGCAAAAGCAGCTTTATACTGATAATATAAATTGGTGGCAAACATAATGAAATCCACCCCAATTTTGTACACTGAGGTTTCTGCTTGGTGCTAGCAATAAACCTGTTGCCTGGCTGGCATTACAAATGGAGAAAACATTGAATTGGAAAATAGTTATCGATGGCAAAGGTTTGGCTTGACACGAGAAGCATGCTTCAGAGTGAGTGCAGGGGAGACGGAGAGGAGTGGCCTTTTTAACTTGGATTcacttttatcatttttaaatggtcCCAGGCAAATCATATGAGTGATAAATGGAAACAAACTGTGAGTAAAGCCATACATGAAACTGTGATTAAAAAGTATCATGAGTAAAGGTGGTCATACATGTAAAGACAAGGACAGTTGATGTAGCTGAACTCATGTCTGTGGTGGTAAGTTGAGGATGGGCCTGTATGTTGAGATGGAGTGGGGGTTGGTGTGGACTCAAGTTCAGTTAAGGGAAGGCCAAGGCTTTTGAAAATTTCTACAAGCCTTCCCTTAACTCGATgtaactttttaaaattttaaactttttaaatTAGCTTTCAAAAAGCCTTCCCTTAACTCAAGTTgatttaactttttaacttgtaacatttttaactttttaaagttttaacttaaaatgtttaactttcTAAATTTTTAACTTGcaacttttacattttttaaactatCTTAGACGAGTTAAGGGGagactttttaactttttacatttttagatTTCTGATTTTACAATCACATTTTAAAGATAAGTTCTAGGAAGGCCTtttaaactttatttatttttatttgtttttcacattACTTATTTCAgttatttatgtattatattttttctacGTCATAATCATGAGGCGAGAACAGAAAACAGACTAGGTAAGTTTCTCATCATGAGACATGTTTTATCTTTCTTTCAAAAGACAGTAAATGCTGCTATTTCACTCTTCTGTATTTTAACAGTTTCTTTTATCTGGCGAAAGCGGCTCATCCACAGTCCACTGACCAAAGACTTCCTCTCTTCGGCCATGTACCAGCCAAAAGCCGCCTTAAGTCCAGGAAAAGTTTTCTGAAAAGTGTCCCACCCCTCAGAACACCGAGTTAGGCAGTGAAAGAGTCACTCGGTGGGAAGAAAGACTTGACAATCTTCCACCAGAAACTACAATGGAGCTTAAGGCAAGCGAGGCAATGCCCCCAGGAGCAGACACCAACTATGCAACGTGGAAATGCCTAAATAGACTAAGATCTGGTGTTGGACGTGCAAAAGTCACTCTCGCCAAATGGGGACATCTGGATGATCGGAACACCGAGTGTGACTGTGGCACTGAACCGCAGACCATGCAACACCTCCTCATGTGCCCCCTGCTGGAACATCCCTGCACAGCATCGGATTTAGCAGAGTTTAACGAGAAGGGACAGAAATGTGTTCAGCTGTGGCTGAACCACATCTAGCCAAGCCTGTAACTAACTGCCTTGTAGCCACGATAAGAAGAAGCTCATCCCCAGAATCGAGGCCAGAGGTAGGCATGACATATTACTTTATTGTAATGTAAGTGTAGaaactcaatgtttgtttttttagtttttcatgTTGCCTGTGGCTCCACGTGCTCCGTTTGTCTCGACAGGAGCTCGGCCACCCTGGGAATCAACCTTGATGAGAACCCACCTAACAGACCAAACAGAACTACTTTATAGGCTTTCTTGTCGTCACAGAGGGCAACAGTTGCATCATTGCATCATTGCATGCATTTCAAGAAGACTTGTACAAGGGAGGCCTGCATCATGGAACACAAACTCCCAAACACACATGACTTCTCCTGATTCTTCTGTGAGTAGCCAAGAAGGTAATTTGTCAGGAAGCACTCTTTAATTTTACCGCCTCTCCTCAACATGAATTGATTATGATATTATGTTGCAGCACAGCGAGAGCCACGCATTTCAAGAAGACTTGTACAAGGGAGGCCTGCATCATGGAACACAAACTCCCAAACACACATGACTTCTCCTGATTCTTCTGTGAGTAGCCAAAAAGGAAATTTGTCAGGAAGCACTCTTTAATTTTACCGCTTCTCCTCAACATGAATTGATTATGATATTATGTTGCAGCACAGCGAGAGCCACGCATTTCAAGAAGACTTGTACAAGGGAGGCCTGCATCATGGAACACAAACTCCCAAACACACATGACTTCTCCTGATTCTTCTGTGAGTAGCCAAAAAGGAAATTTGTCAGGAAGCACTCTTTAATTTTACCGCTTCTCCTCAACATGAATTGATTATGATATTATGTTGTAGCACAGCGAGAGCCACGCATTTCAAGAAGACTTGTACAAGGGAGGCCTGCATCATGGAACACAAACTCCCAAACACACATGACTTCTCCTGATTCTTCTGTGAGTAGCCAAGAAGGAAATTTGTCAGGAAGCACTCTTTAATTTTACCGCTTCTCCTCAACATGAATTGATTATGATATTATGTTGTAGCACAGCGAGAGCCACGCATTTCAAGAAGACTTGTACAAGGGAGGCCTGCATCATGGAACACAAACTCCCAAACACACATGACTTCTCCTGATTCTTCTGTGAGTAGCCAAGAAGGAAATTTGTCAGGAAGCACTCTTTAATCTTACCGCTTCTCCTCAACACCTCCTTCATGTTTTTCTACTATGTTCATGGGTCTTGCCTGTGGTTCTACAAGCATCCAGTCATGCAGACAAATAACACCTTAGCCTTTAACTGTCGGAAGCTGTCCCTCTGCGAGGCCTCATAGTATACAGTCTGTTTTCTgttctcatttatttatttatttgttgttgattcatttatttgtctatAGACACTGCTTTGAACTTAGAAGTTTTCACTGTTTTGAGTTGCACAATTGTTGGCCTTTCTATATTTCTTTGCCTTAAATTATGTTtattatgttttgtgtttccaaTATTTACATGTTAATTTCAAGTCCAATGTATACGTtcttgtttgtcattttttatgtttagtatttattgagtcactaaaacattttatatatttttttattatttttttcgttttgaagagttatttgtaatatttcacGCATTATATATTCGATTCtgcccaaaacaacaaatatcatactgtatttttgttcCAAAAAGCACCatgcaactgttttttttccattcttgtTTAGAAAGAAACGTGTAAAGTGTATGTTGACAACTTATGTTGTGATTTGTCGTATAAAAGAACCTGTTTTGAATGACATTATTcataatttacatttattgattTCCTTCTTTAATAGAAAATAGGTCTTTTCCGTGTTGATATGAAACTAATTAAatacttattttttatttaaactcTGCATGTTCATTCATTACTTTCACACTACTCACTAACttgatatactgtatattattttatctTCGCAACTGTACTGATCATGTTGCATTGAAatactttgaaaaatattcgGAAATCTCATAAACCGTGGCGATTAGTTATTACCATTACTGTACAACTATTTTATTACTATCATGACCTTATTCTAAAGATGCTGAAACATCGCCACTCAATCGTATCGTCACGTATCGCGTGATTTTACGCGTGTTTACCTATTCGTCTTTTTTCCGTCTTTACTTAAAGTGGACGCTACCATTTTTCACGTTTTAAGGAGGGGGGGTCTAAAAGCATTGAGTTCACGTAAATATAAACATGCACATGTTCACTCAATTGTGTAATCATATTTCACACGAATTTAGAGCGGTGTTCCGCTCTcagtgtttttcttctgtgtGTAATAAAGTTTTGACGCTACGACAAAAAGTTACACTCCCTTTTCAGACTTCGCAAAGAACTTTCGCGCCGCCGAAAAGTGGGTGGGGAATAATTGATGCACACGGTCTCATTATCAGCTTGAAGACGAGAAAGGTAAGTGGCTTTTCAGAAATCTCACCCCCAAACCGAGATTTTCTCACAACTTTATTAAAGACCCTGAGTATATGCTTAAATTTTAACCAGGATTGTTGCGATAATGCGGAAAGTAGCACTTCCTCACTTCAAACTGAAGTTAATTACGATCGTCACAGTTCAATTACTGTACTATTACATGTTATTACTGTACATATAGAAAAAATAGTCTCCTGTTCTCAGGACGGACTTTTAGGGAGTTCGTGCATTCACATCTTCGGTTTCCgtggagcaaaaaaacaaaaccaaaaaaaaaacggccgCCATTACGAAATGCGCATATAGCAAATGAACTTGTAATTAGTAATTAATTAGTCAGTCGAAAATACATGTTTGTTTGGCGTTCCTATTTATGACGGAGGATTCCCCATTTTATTGCTCTTGCGTTTAAGTATTATACACTATCGTCCGCCGTGTGCATTTGCCGCCATCTAACAAGATGGACGCGCCACACCCATTATGTATTCACTTTAACGACATTTCTGGAAAGATACACGACGcgtaattcatttatttcagacCACACCTCGTAGTCGCCACACGtaaatggataaaaatgttttacagtgTTCTTTTATTAAAATCTTTGATTTAGGttagccccccaaaaaaaatgtacaggcGCCATTATGAAATGTGCTTCCAAATTTATATAGCAGATGACATTGTAACTGTAAGCACTGATATGTACTGACCGAGTAAGATCAGTAGTATTGAATCATTGCCCAGTGTTAATTTGGAGCAGTCTTGATATGCTACACACCCATGAACTATTGACTTTGTCACTCTGCACTGACATCTGGTGGATGTTAAAAATCATTGCTGGGAAACTCTTTCTTTTCAGTGtaacatttaaataattgtgtgtttttttattgtacgtggcattcatttatttttatcctaTTTTAATATGGCAATGATATCTTGTGTAGTTAATAAATTAATCGCAAAGTCAGTCAGATGTATTATAATAGTTAttattaaatgaataatttgCCATTTGTCATCTACAAACGAAACAAGtcaatttctctctttttttctctttcagaaTGGCGACAAATATGATTTGCGCGAAAGTAGTCGCAATGAGGAGTGCTCTGCGTGCGAAGAGCTGGATTTGTGCAGCTGATGGCACCTTGTCCATGCACGGCCAGCACAATAATGTAACTGTTGCCCTCTGTGACGACGAGAAAGCCTATAAAATAGTTCTGTTTGAACACTTGGCAGCCCTCGTCACAGAGGGACacagttacatttttttaaactttggtGTGGACGAACGGGGCCAAGGGCTCCTCACCAAACCCGGCTCAAAAATTTTCATGGCGGCGGAAGTGCAAACCAGCCCACAGCTGGAAGAAGAGGTCAGGGCCCTGGTCTACCCCAAGTCAGTGGCATCATCTCCTCAGGAGGTAGTGAATAAACTACCTGAGGAGATGGTGTCACTGGATGGCGTAATAACCGATGTAAGTTACCTGCACCCACAAatgcacatatacacacatgtaTTTGTGTACACCTGTGAAGACATGATGCATGTGCAATAATGTACATGCATGCGCATGCAAAGCCAACCACCCACCaaccgacacacacacacacacacacacacacacacacacacacacaatatcaTTGAAATCCTCTGTTTAGTACTAAGgtaccaaatgttttttttttttttttgtcatctcaaTTTGCTCCACTTTAGATGCGTCCAATCCGCATGGTGCGCCAGAGAGGAAACAACCTTGCGCCATTTCGGACTTTGACACTTAAAAAAGTAAGTAGCCATTTGTACTTGCCCTGTTGTAGCACCTTGCAcacatactttttttaaactaccgCAGGATGAAGCCGCTGTCAAAATTGGCCTTTGGCGGGAGGCTAACCTCATTGAGTTGAAGGTAGGGGGTTCCTTCGTGTTCACCCACCTGAGTGCCCGGGTGAACGATTCGGGAGTAATGCTCCACTCTACGACTTTCACAGATATAAAGGTTAGTAAATGGCTTCATAGCAGTGGAATTTAAATGGTGCTTGCTTATTGCTTATTATTCCCTTTTCCAAGATCAACTGGGTTAAGGTTcccaatctatttttcccattacaaacaatggaaaacaaattaatccgttccaagactaaaaaaatcccttttttaagatttattttctttatttgctcatttttgtccgatcgcgcaattGCAGCGTCCGCCCAGCGCagcgcgcaaccgtagcgcgctgccgaccgcgcaactgctccgcgctggtcgcattattgtgacagagccgtcgctgaaatttagaaaatatttgtaacgtcctgatgtactttccaaaattgaagtgtacctcagtgcgcagggagcttaatttggtccgatcgcgcaaccgcccgcagcgcgccgggcgctcactgtcgcattgctttaagaacgtctttgtgttttaggatggctttactgctcccacttgctttatttggaggcatgattagccTTTGGTAAACGTTGTTTTCCATTCATAAAAACTaattagatttttatttttttcaacaggcCTGCAACTCCAGCCTCATCCTAACCGTCTGTGGTATCCTCTATGGGGAAGAGGTGGTGGAGGTTGTGTCTGATTCGGGCGAAGTGACAAGCATCAAGCTTGAGATCTGGCAAAAAACTTTCAGCCAGCCCCCAAAGATACCACAAGATGGGATGCCATAGTCCTTCTAAAGGGGTAGGGCTGCTATTTTATAACCAATTTCTGTCATCATGTAGACTAATTAAACCATATATAAGTGCTGTAGTAATTATGTCTCTGATGATcagttattattttcttttttttttcagaatggAAAACCTGTGGACGCTCCACCAACTGCCAGCAGCGGTCACGGCCAAAGTGGTAGCCCTAAAAACCACGACAAAATATTCACGATGGGCTCTGAAAGAGGATGGCACGGTGGAGGCTGGGGCCTCCCACTGTAATACAGTGGTGGCCCTCTGTGATGGGCACCATTTGTGcaaatttattctttttcaaaatttagCCTCCGATGTCTCTGTTGGAGGCACTTTCCGATTTATTAATTTTGGccggggaaaagaaaaaggggtCCTCCTCTGCTGGCACAACACTGCTATTTATGTGGCTGGGGCGATAGAGGTGACGCCAGATTTGGAGGTGAGGGGGACAGCTCTGCTGTACCCTCCAAGCATTGCCAGAGCCTTGAAGGACATCCGCCATGAGGAGGGTGTCCTTTTCACGACAGACGGCATTGTCTTTGCTGTAAGATCAATCTCTCTCTTTCCGCTCCCTCTCTTTAATGAAGTAGTGATGTTTaatctgtctttcttttttagatCCGCCCCATCAGGATGGTGCTGTCACGTGGGTTGACGGTCCCATTAggcatcatttatttaaaaaaagtaaactgattgttctctctctctctgtcacactatgtgtgtgtgtgtgtgtgcgcgcgtgcgtgtgtgcatgcatgtgtgtgcgtatgtgtgcatgtgcgtatCTAAATATAGAtacatcacacacactcacatttcACCTGAGTAAGGTGCCTTAGGGCATCAAGGCCTGATCCCTTCCAAGCTTTTGATAGCTCACTCTAATATCACCCGTGCAGAGTTTGCTGACGATCATGTATATTAGAGGAGGGAGACGTCTAAACATGCAAGACACTGGTTTTGTAGGACAGATATTTGACACCAGTTTCTTGAGTATTTCTCTAGCTT of Syngnathus acus chromosome 19, fSynAcu1.2, whole genome shotgun sequence contains these proteins:
- the LOC119138402 gene encoding uncharacterized protein LOC119138402, whose translation is MATNMICAKVVAMRSALRAKSWICAADGTLSMHGQHNNVTVALCDDEKAYKIVLFEHLAALVTEGHSYIFLNFGVDERGQGLLTKPGSKIFMAAEVQTSPQLEEEVRALVYPKSVASSPQEVVNKLPEEMVSLDGVITDMRPIRMVRQRGNNLAPFRTLTLKKDEAAVKIGLWREANLIELKVGGSFVFTHLSARVNDSGVMLHSTTFTDIKACNSSLILTVCGILYGEEVVEVVSDSGEVTSIKLEIWQKTFSQPPKIPQDGMP